In Streptomyces sp. RFCAC02, the following proteins share a genomic window:
- a CDS encoding GAF domain-containing sensor histidine kinase, with amino-acid sequence MAPRTGLAAVSAALLAMNRTLEVRDVLQTIVSSARDLLGARYAALGIPDGNGGFAQFLVDGVSERQWKAIGPLPRQHGILAAMLTTATPVRLADVRLDPRFEGWPAAHPEMSDFLGMPITADGEVLGALFLAGKKDRPTPRRNGHLRAPATAPGPEGCAFTAEDEDLLRLLAEHAAIALTNARLYERSRELTIADERARIAHELHDAVAQKLFSLRLTAQAATALLDRDPARARAELRQVASLAAEAADELRAAVVELRPAALDEDGLLATLRAEISVLDRAHPARVTLACHDPRPLPAAQEEAFLRVAQEALHNALRHARPRHVHVTLGRARGVTRLRVTDDGAGFDPAAVRAAGRHLGLVSMRDRAAAVGGTLTVQSAPGEGCTIEMEVPGA; translated from the coding sequence ATGGCCCCCCGCACCGGACTGGCCGCCGTCAGCGCCGCCCTGCTCGCGATGAACCGCACCCTGGAGGTGCGCGACGTCCTCCAGACCATCGTCAGCAGCGCCCGCGACCTCCTCGGCGCCCGCTACGCCGCCCTCGGCATCCCGGACGGCAACGGCGGCTTCGCCCAGTTCCTCGTGGACGGCGTCAGCGAACGCCAGTGGAAGGCCATCGGCCCCCTGCCCCGCCAGCACGGCATCCTCGCCGCCATGCTCACCACCGCCACCCCCGTCCGGCTGGCCGACGTGCGCCTCGACCCGCGCTTCGAGGGCTGGCCGGCCGCCCACCCCGAGATGTCCGACTTCCTCGGCATGCCCATCACGGCGGACGGCGAGGTCCTGGGCGCCCTCTTCCTCGCCGGCAAGAAGGACCGCCCCACTCCCCGCAGGAACGGCCACCTCCGCGCGCCCGCGACCGCCCCGGGTCCCGAGGGCTGCGCCTTCACCGCCGAGGACGAGGACCTGCTGCGCCTGCTCGCCGAGCACGCCGCCATCGCCCTCACCAACGCCCGCCTGTACGAGCGCAGCCGCGAGCTGACGATCGCCGACGAACGCGCCCGCATCGCCCACGAACTGCACGACGCCGTCGCCCAGAAGCTCTTCTCCCTCCGCCTCACCGCCCAGGCCGCCACGGCCCTGCTGGACCGCGACCCGGCCCGCGCCCGCGCCGAGCTGCGCCAGGTGGCCTCCCTCGCCGCCGAGGCCGCCGACGAACTGCGCGCCGCCGTCGTCGAACTCCGCCCCGCCGCCCTCGACGAGGACGGCCTGCTCGCGACCCTCCGCGCCGAGATCAGCGTCCTGGACCGCGCCCACCCCGCCCGCGTCACCCTCGCCTGCCACGACCCGCGCCCGTTGCCGGCTGCGCAGGAGGAGGCGTTCCTGCGCGTCGCCCAGGAGGCCCTGCACAACGCGCTGCGGCACGCCCGCCCCCGCCATGTCCACGTGACCCTCGGCCGCGCCCGGGGCGTCACACGGCTGCGCGTCACGGACGACGGGGCCGGCTTCGACCCGGCCGCCGTCCGGGCCGCGGGGCGCCACCTCGGACTCGTGTCCATGCGCGACCGCGCCGCCGCCGTGGGCGGCACCCTGACCGTGCAGTCGGCCCCCGGCGAGGGCTGCACCATCGAGATGGAGGTGCCGGGTGCCTGA
- a CDS encoding FHA domain-containing protein: MPELVLELNGQTWPLDVARSYTLGRDPQGDLALQDSRVSWRHATLRWDGRQWLLEDHGSTNGSYVNGQRVQYLPLAPGTVVHLGNATDGPRLTFSAAGTAGTPQPPAHGSVPAQGAPQQPQYAPQPQFQQHGHAAGPPPQTPPQMPPHRPAPGATPNPHADALAADRGATSLHQLAVGRVTRIGRALENELVVSDLQVSRLHAEFLAQPGNRFEIHDLGSHNGTFVNGQRLEKNGRRAIGPQDTIGIGHSTFRLVGNQLQEFVDTGEVSFSARHLTVQVNDGKLTILNDVSFGVPEKSLVGVIGPSGSGKSTLLRALTGYRPATYGEVLYDNRNLYTHFAELRHRIGLVPQDDILHTALPIRQALRLAAQLRFPGDVGEAERNARVEEVLTELKLSHHATKRISSLSGGQRKRVSVALELLTKPSLIFLDEPTSGLDPGMDRDVMQLLRGMADGGRTVLVVTHSVAELDLCDRLLVMAPGGGVAYFGPPKEALNFFGYETWADVFSAFENYRDYDWMGRWRGSQHFRMYAADADAAAPQPPQQHQMYPPMAGMAQQKAQTWGSQVWTLMRRYMAVIMADRGFLGLTLALPVVLGLVSAVIPADHGLGYGPVDRGGRNGSASTVLMVLVIGMCFAGSANAVRELIKERVIYERERAVGLSRSAYLMSKVFVLGIVTVLQAALLAAIGFAPRDMPAEGVILTDSPALEMTFVLMVLGCTSMMIGLVISALVRTSEMTMPLLVMISVIQLVFTGALFDIRGTLGVEQLAWLMPSRWAFAGTGTTADLNTLAASGEEPDPDPLWKHEAGFWLLDVAMLGVLAVACGYLVMKFLRRHEPEVMRD; encoded by the coding sequence GTGCCGGAACTCGTACTCGAACTGAACGGACAAACCTGGCCGTTGGACGTCGCCAGGTCGTACACACTCGGGCGCGACCCGCAAGGGGACCTGGCCCTCCAGGACTCCCGCGTCTCCTGGCGCCACGCGACCCTCCGCTGGGACGGCCGGCAGTGGCTGCTGGAGGACCACGGCAGCACGAACGGCAGCTACGTGAACGGGCAGCGCGTCCAGTACCTGCCGCTGGCCCCCGGCACCGTCGTGCACCTGGGGAACGCCACCGACGGACCGCGCCTCACGTTCTCCGCCGCCGGCACAGCGGGCACACCGCAGCCCCCCGCCCACGGCTCCGTCCCCGCGCAGGGCGCGCCGCAGCAGCCGCAGTACGCGCCCCAGCCGCAGTTCCAGCAGCACGGCCACGCGGCGGGCCCGCCCCCGCAGACACCGCCGCAGATGCCGCCGCACCGGCCGGCCCCCGGCGCCACGCCCAACCCGCACGCCGACGCCCTCGCCGCCGACCGCGGCGCGACGAGCCTGCACCAGCTCGCCGTCGGCCGGGTCACCCGCATAGGCCGCGCCCTGGAGAACGAACTCGTCGTCTCCGACCTCCAGGTGTCCCGCCTCCACGCCGAGTTCCTCGCCCAGCCGGGCAACCGGTTCGAGATCCACGACCTGGGCAGCCACAACGGCACCTTCGTCAACGGCCAGCGCCTGGAGAAGAACGGCCGCCGCGCCATCGGCCCGCAGGACACCATCGGCATCGGCCACTCCACGTTCCGCCTCGTCGGCAACCAGCTCCAGGAGTTCGTCGACACCGGCGAGGTCAGCTTCTCCGCCCGCCACCTCACCGTCCAGGTCAACGACGGCAAGCTCACCATCCTGAACGACGTCTCGTTCGGCGTCCCCGAGAAGTCGCTCGTCGGCGTCATCGGCCCGTCGGGCTCCGGCAAGTCCACGCTCCTGCGCGCCCTCACCGGCTACCGGCCCGCCACGTACGGCGAGGTCCTCTACGACAACCGGAACCTCTACACCCACTTCGCCGAGCTGCGGCACCGCATCGGCCTCGTCCCCCAGGACGACATCCTCCACACCGCGCTGCCCATCCGGCAGGCCCTGCGCCTCGCCGCCCAGCTCCGCTTCCCCGGCGACGTCGGCGAGGCCGAGCGCAACGCCCGCGTCGAGGAGGTCCTCACCGAGCTGAAGCTCAGCCACCACGCGACCAAGCGGATCTCCTCCCTCTCCGGCGGCCAGCGCAAGCGCGTCTCCGTCGCCCTTGAGCTGCTCACCAAGCCGTCCCTGATCTTCCTGGACGAGCCGACCTCCGGCCTCGACCCCGGCATGGACCGCGACGTGATGCAGCTCCTGCGCGGCATGGCCGACGGCGGGCGCACCGTCCTCGTCGTCACCCACTCGGTGGCCGAGCTCGACCTGTGCGACCGCCTCCTCGTCATGGCCCCCGGCGGCGGCGTCGCCTACTTCGGCCCGCCCAAGGAGGCCCTCAACTTCTTCGGCTACGAGACCTGGGCCGACGTCTTCTCCGCCTTCGAGAACTACCGCGACTACGACTGGATGGGCCGCTGGCGCGGCTCGCAGCACTTCCGCATGTACGCGGCCGACGCGGACGCCGCCGCGCCCCAGCCGCCGCAGCAGCATCAGATGTACCCGCCGATGGCCGGCATGGCGCAGCAGAAGGCCCAGACCTGGGGCTCCCAGGTGTGGACCCTCATGCGCCGCTACATGGCCGTCATCATGGCCGACCGGGGCTTCCTCGGCCTCACCCTGGCCCTGCCGGTCGTCCTCGGCCTGGTCAGCGCCGTCATCCCGGCCGACCACGGCCTCGGCTACGGGCCGGTCGACCGCGGCGGCCGCAACGGCAGCGCCAGTACGGTCCTGATGGTCCTCGTCATCGGCATGTGCTTCGCCGGCTCGGCCAACGCCGTCCGCGAACTGATCAAGGAGCGCGTCATCTACGAGCGGGAACGGGCCGTCGGCCTGTCCCGCTCCGCGTACCTCATGTCGAAGGTCTTCGTCCTCGGCATCGTCACGGTCCTGCAGGCCGCCCTCCTCGCCGCGATCGGCTTCGCGCCCCGCGACATGCCGGCGGAGGGCGTCATCCTGACGGACTCGCCCGCCCTGGAGATGACGTTCGTCCTCATGGTCCTCGGCTGCACCTCGATGATGATCGGCCTCGTCATCTCGGCACTCGTGCGCACCTCCGAGATGACGATGCCCCTGCTGGTCATGATCTCCGTCATCCAGCTCGTCTTCACCGGCGCCCTGTTCGACATCCGCGGCACCCTGGGCGTCGAACAGCTCGCCTGGCTCATGCCGTCCCGCTGGGCGTTCGCCGGCACCGGCACCACGGCCGACCTCAACACCCTCGCCGCCTCCGGTGAGGAGCCCGACCCCGACCCGCTGTGGAAGCACGAGGCCGGCTTCTGGCTCCTCGACGTCGCCATGCTCGGCGTCCTCGCCGTCGCGTGCGGCTACCTCGTCATGAAGTTCCTGCGCCGCCACGAGCCCGAGGTCATGCGCGACTGA
- the serB gene encoding phosphoserine phosphatase SerB, whose protein sequence is MSSAHTAAGGLVPAADTPTLLVKIFGKDRPGLTAGLFETLAAFAVDVIDIEQVVTRGRIVLCALVSAPAHGTGTEGGLRATVHGWAEAHGMQAEIISGTGDNPSRGVGRSHVTVLGAPLTAETTAAIAASITTTGGNIDRIFRLAKYPVTAVEFAVSGVATEALRTALATEAAARSVDVAVVASGLARRAPRLVVMDVDSTLIQDEVIELFAGHAGCEAEVAAVTAAAMRGELDFEQSLHARVALLAGLDASVVDKVRGQVRLTPGARTLIRTLKRLGCQVGVVSGGFTQVTDALAERLGLDFAAANTLEIEDGKLTGRVTGPVVDRAGKARLLREFAARAGVPLSRTVAIGDGANDLDMLNAAGLGVAFNAKPLVREAAHTAVSVPFLDTVLYLLGITREEVEAADAQGGPVTAGLRSA, encoded by the coding sequence ATGTCTTCCGCACACACGGCCGCCGGGGGCCTCGTCCCCGCCGCGGACACGCCCACCCTGCTGGTGAAGATCTTCGGCAAGGACCGGCCCGGTCTGACCGCCGGCCTGTTCGAGACCCTGGCGGCCTTCGCGGTCGATGTCATCGACATCGAGCAGGTCGTCACCCGGGGCCGGATCGTGCTGTGCGCGCTGGTGAGCGCGCCGGCGCACGGCACGGGCACGGAGGGCGGGCTGCGGGCCACCGTGCACGGGTGGGCCGAGGCGCACGGGATGCAGGCCGAGATCATCTCCGGCACCGGCGACAACCCGTCGCGGGGCGTGGGGCGCTCGCACGTCACCGTCCTCGGCGCGCCGCTCACGGCCGAGACGACGGCGGCCATAGCGGCCAGCATCACCACCACGGGCGGCAACATCGACCGGATCTTCCGGCTCGCGAAGTATCCGGTGACAGCGGTCGAGTTCGCCGTGTCGGGGGTGGCGACGGAGGCGCTGCGCACGGCGCTGGCGACGGAGGCGGCGGCGCGGTCCGTCGACGTGGCGGTGGTGGCGTCGGGGCTGGCGCGGCGGGCGCCGCGGCTGGTCGTCATGGACGTGGACTCGACGCTCATCCAGGACGAGGTCATCGAGCTGTTCGCGGGGCACGCGGGCTGCGAGGCGGAGGTCGCGGCCGTGACGGCGGCGGCGATGCGCGGCGAGCTGGACTTCGAGCAGTCGCTGCACGCGCGGGTGGCGCTGCTCGCCGGCCTCGACGCGTCGGTCGTGGACAAGGTGCGCGGCCAGGTCCGGCTGACGCCGGGGGCGCGGACGCTGATCCGCACCCTGAAGCGGCTCGGCTGCCAGGTGGGTGTGGTGTCGGGCGGGTTCACGCAGGTCACGGACGCGCTGGCGGAGCGGCTCGGGCTCGATTTCGCGGCGGCCAACACGCTGGAGATCGAGGACGGGAAGCTCACCGGACGGGTCACCGGGCCCGTCGTGGACCGGGCGGGGAAGGCGCGGCTGCTGCGGGAGTTCGCGGCGCGGGCGGGCGTCCCGCTGTCGCGGACGGTCGCGATCGGCGACGGGGCGAACGACCTCGACATGCTGAACGCGGCGGGGCTCGGGGTCGCGTTCAACGCGAAGCCGCTGGTGCGGGAGGCCGCGCACACGGCGGTGTCCGTGCCGTTCCTCGACACCGTGCTGTACCTGCTGGGGATCACCCGGGAGGAAGTCGAGGCGGCGGACGCGCAGGGCGGCCCGGTCACGGCGGGCCTGCGCTCGGCCTGA
- a CDS encoding histidine phosphatase family protein, whose translation MSAEVPRRIVLLRHAKADWPQVSDHDRPLADRGRKDAPAAGRWLAGAGVHPGLTLCSTAVRARETWKLCAPELPERPRTSYDERLYEASVGELIAVVNGVDDAVRDLMLVGHNPGIHGLADALAGEADGDTRARMNRGGYPTCGTAVLTFTGGWKSVEHNVARLVAFWTPQA comes from the coding sequence ATGAGCGCCGAAGTTCCCCGCAGGATCGTCCTTCTCCGCCACGCCAAGGCCGACTGGCCCCAGGTGTCCGACCACGACCGGCCCCTCGCCGACCGCGGCCGCAAGGACGCGCCGGCCGCCGGGCGCTGGCTCGCGGGCGCCGGCGTGCACCCCGGCCTCACCCTCTGCTCGACGGCGGTCCGCGCCCGCGAGACGTGGAAGCTCTGCGCCCCCGAACTGCCCGAGCGCCCCAGGACCAGCTACGACGAGCGGCTCTACGAGGCGTCCGTCGGTGAACTCATCGCCGTCGTCAACGGTGTCGACGACGCCGTCCGCGATCTCATGCTCGTCGGCCACAACCCGGGCATCCACGGCCTGGCCGACGCCCTCGCGGGCGAGGCCGATGGCGACACCCGTGCCCGGATGAACCGCGGCGGTTACCCGACCTGCGGCACGGCCGTCCTCACGTTCACCGGCGGCTGGAAGTCCGTCGAGCACAACGTGGCGCGCCTCGTGGCGTTCTGGACCCCCCAGGCGTGA
- a CDS encoding EamA family transporter, with protein sequence MRHPTTPRPLTAPLGGVPILTAAALWGTTGTAASLAPAGAPAAAVGSAGLALGGPLLLLTARGTRTLIRTSTRRERWLLALGALAVAGYPIGFYPAVARTGVAVTTVIALGSAPVLTGLLACLTRRARPTARWVSATLLAVIGCALLVLGPRLTGGGAPVDAAGAALAGLAGLSYAGYTLIGARLIAGGHPSGAVLGTMFGGAAPLVLPVALSGGVQWLTAPRGAAVAAYLALCTTFLAYRLFGHGLRHATAHVATTLTLAEPAVAAVLGVAVMDERLPAVSWCGLAALAGSLVFLTVPPAARRRRPRGLRHGGASTTTP encoded by the coding sequence GTGCGGCACCCCACCACTCCACGCCCCCTCACCGCTCCCCTCGGCGGGGTCCCCATCCTCACGGCCGCCGCGCTGTGGGGCACCACAGGCACCGCCGCCTCCCTCGCCCCCGCCGGCGCGCCTGCCGCCGCCGTCGGATCGGCCGGCCTCGCGCTCGGCGGCCCGCTCCTGCTGCTGACCGCACGGGGCACCCGCACCCTCATCCGCACGTCCACCCGCCGCGAACGGTGGCTCCTCGCCCTGGGCGCACTCGCCGTGGCCGGGTACCCGATCGGCTTCTACCCGGCGGTGGCCCGTACGGGCGTGGCCGTCACCACCGTGATCGCGCTGGGCAGCGCACCGGTCCTCACCGGGCTGCTGGCCTGCCTCACCCGCCGGGCGCGCCCGACCGCCCGCTGGGTCTCGGCCACGCTGCTCGCCGTCATCGGCTGCGCCCTCCTCGTCCTCGGCCCGCGCCTCACCGGCGGGGGCGCGCCCGTCGACGCGGCGGGCGCCGCCCTGGCCGGCCTCGCCGGTCTGTCGTACGCCGGCTACACGCTGATCGGTGCGCGGCTGATCGCGGGCGGGCACCCGTCGGGCGCGGTGCTCGGGACCATGTTCGGGGGAGCGGCGCCGCTCGTGCTGCCCGTGGCGCTGTCCGGCGGCGTCCAGTGGCTCACCGCGCCACGGGGCGCCGCGGTCGCCGCGTACCTGGCGCTGTGCACGACGTTCCTCGCGTACCGGCTCTTCGGCCACGGCCTGCGGCACGCCACCGCGCACGTCGCGACGACCCTGACCCTGGCGGAACCGGCCGTGGCGGCCGTCCTCGGTGTCGCGGTGATGGACGAACGGCTGCCGGCCGTCTCCTGGTGCGGGCTCGCGGCGCTGGCGGGAAGCCTGGTGTTCCTCACCGTCCCGCCGGCCGCGCGCCGCCGCCGGCCGCGCGGACTCCGGCATGGTGGTGCCAGCACCACCACCCCTTAG
- a CDS encoding SGM_5486 family transporter-associated protein, which yields MPALDPNPTGGQRKLLLVLGAMLGITIVIAVIATIASP from the coding sequence ATGCCAGCGCTCGACCCCAACCCCACCGGCGGCCAGCGGAAGCTGCTGCTCGTCCTCGGCGCGATGCTCGGGATCACGATCGTCATCGCCGTCATCGCGACCATCGCCTCCCCGTAG
- a CDS encoding MFS transporter, with product MELAKDDRTLHDRAPGGAPPARAARLGPWLLMAGLVITAFNLRPAISGLSPLLEEVRDDLGMNGVVAGLLTSVPPLCFALFGTTAPRLARRLGPAVVAAAGLGAIAAGLVLRSLAGGTVFFLAASALALAGIAVNNVLMPVLVKRYFPDRVGTATGFYSTAFALGTSSAAALTVPLTHAAGESWRVSLALWAVVALPGIPAWLLAERHRRAAAPASAAASAGTAPAAATGRPRLLRSRTAWALACFFGLQSTAAYVTMGWVPQMFRDAGVSAGTAGVLLAIIMGIGAPLGFVIPRLATRYRRQGPLIAVLGVSGLLAYAGLWLAPAGGAWLWAVLLGIANCAFPVALTMIGLRSRTSAGVARLSAFVQSFGYLISVPGPLLVGTLNDVTGGWEVPLALLAVLMAAQIAVGFAAGRDRCVDDGH from the coding sequence ATGGAGCTGGCGAAGGATGACCGTACCCTGCACGACCGCGCCCCCGGCGGCGCGCCGCCCGCGCGCGCCGCCCGCCTCGGACCCTGGCTGCTCATGGCCGGCCTGGTGATCACGGCGTTCAACCTCAGGCCCGCCATATCCGGCCTCAGCCCCCTGCTGGAGGAGGTGCGCGACGACCTGGGCATGAACGGCGTCGTCGCCGGCCTGCTCACATCCGTGCCGCCGCTGTGCTTCGCCCTGTTCGGGACCACGGCGCCCCGCCTCGCACGCCGCCTCGGCCCGGCCGTCGTGGCGGCCGCCGGACTCGGCGCCATCGCCGCCGGCCTGGTCCTGCGCTCCCTCGCCGGCGGAACCGTGTTCTTCCTGGCCGCGAGCGCCCTCGCCCTCGCCGGGATCGCCGTCAACAACGTGCTCATGCCGGTCCTCGTCAAGCGGTACTTCCCCGACCGCGTGGGCACCGCCACCGGCTTCTACTCCACGGCGTTCGCGCTGGGCACCTCGTCCGCCGCCGCCCTCACCGTCCCCCTCACGCACGCCGCCGGCGAGAGCTGGCGCGTCAGCCTCGCCCTGTGGGCCGTCGTCGCGCTGCCCGGCATCCCGGCCTGGCTGCTCGCCGAACGCCACCGCCGCGCCGCCGCACCGGCCTCCGCCGCCGCGTCCGCCGGCACGGCACCCGCCGCGGCCACCGGCCGGCCGCGCCTGCTGCGGTCCCGCACCGCGTGGGCACTCGCCTGCTTCTTCGGCCTCCAGAGCACCGCCGCCTACGTCACCATGGGCTGGGTGCCGCAGATGTTCCGCGACGCGGGCGTCTCCGCCGGCACGGCGGGCGTCCTCCTCGCCATCATCATGGGCATCGGCGCCCCCCTCGGGTTCGTCATCCCGCGGCTCGCCACCCGCTACCGCCGGCAGGGACCGCTCATCGCCGTCCTCGGCGTGAGCGGCCTCCTCGCCTACGCCGGCCTGTGGCTGGCGCCGGCCGGCGGCGCCTGGCTGTGGGCGGTCCTCCTCGGCATCGCCAACTGCGCCTTCCCCGTCGCCCTCACCATGATCGGCCTGCGCTCCCGCACGAGCGCGGGCGTGGCGCGGCTGTCGGCGTTCGTCCAGAGCTTCGGCTACCTCATCTCCGTCCCCGGACCGCTCCTCGTCGGCACGCTCAACGACGTCACCGGCGGCTGGGAGGTGCCGCTCGCGCTCCTCGCCGTCCTGATGGCCGCGCAGATCGCGGTCGGCTTCGCCGCCGGGCGGGACCGGTGCGTGGACGACGGCCACTGA
- a CDS encoding FCD domain-containing protein, whose translation MSLTAPRRSALADQVIAELRHQITSGAWPVGSRIPTEPELVERLGVARNTVREAIRALAHNGLLDIRQGSGTYVTATSELAGVMLRRFQDAEPRDVAELRSALEAQAARLAAQRCDEADVRHLEALLARREEAWEAGEAERFVEADASFHMAVVKASRNEVLSALYADLGGVVRAFLRRNVGTELRMTAYADHAGLVAAIRAADAAAAGREAGAHALDCLRALTAGPPS comes from the coding sequence ATGTCACTCACCGCGCCCCGCCGCTCCGCCCTGGCCGACCAGGTCATCGCGGAGCTGCGGCACCAGATCACCTCGGGCGCCTGGCCCGTGGGCTCCCGCATCCCCACCGAACCGGAGCTGGTCGAGCGGCTCGGCGTCGCCCGCAACACCGTCCGCGAGGCGATCCGCGCCCTCGCGCACAACGGGCTCCTCGACATCCGCCAGGGCTCGGGCACCTACGTGACGGCGACCAGCGAGCTGGCCGGGGTGATGCTGCGGCGCTTCCAGGACGCCGAGCCGCGCGACGTCGCCGAGCTGCGCAGCGCCCTGGAGGCCCAGGCGGCACGGCTGGCGGCACAGCGGTGCGACGAGGCGGACGTACGGCACCTGGAGGCACTGCTCGCGCGCCGCGAGGAGGCGTGGGAGGCCGGGGAGGCGGAACGGTTCGTCGAAGCGGACGCCTCGTTCCACATGGCCGTCGTCAAGGCGTCGCGCAACGAGGTGCTGAGCGCCCTGTACGCGGACCTCGGCGGGGTCGTGCGGGCGTTCCTGCGGCGGAACGTCGGGACCGAGCTGCGGATGACCGCGTACGCCGACCACGCGGGCCTGGTCGCGGCGATCCGCGCCGCCGACGCCGCGGCGGCCGGGCGGGAGGCGGGGGCGCACGCTCTGGACTGCCTCCGGGCGCTGACGGCCGGCCCGCCCTCCTGA